In Saccharothrix syringae, the following are encoded in one genomic region:
- a CDS encoding LysR family transcriptional regulator has translation MQLDLNLLAALDALLEEGSVTAAAERLHVTAPAMSRSLGRIRRTTGDQILVRTGRTMTPTPYAIAVREQVHELLQQVRAVLAPSRELDLATLDRTFTLRWHDSLVALAGPALLAAVRERAPGVRLRFLAESHTDTPELRRGEVDLEANAGRPGAPDVRAEEVARTRHVVVVRRGHPLTRGRTLTAARYAAAEHITVSRRGKLDNAVDEALARLGLTRHVVAAAPTEAAAFAFVRASDLLVTAPEAITRAADLASLPLPLELPPARVYLSWHQRYDTDLAHAWLRDLARDALAAAGNGGAER, from the coding sequence ATGCAATTGGACTTGAACCTGCTCGCCGCGCTCGACGCCCTGCTGGAGGAGGGCAGCGTGACCGCGGCGGCCGAGCGCCTGCACGTCACCGCCCCCGCGATGAGCCGGAGCCTCGGCCGGATCCGGCGCACCACCGGTGACCAGATCCTGGTGCGCACCGGGCGCACGATGACGCCGACGCCGTACGCGATCGCCGTCCGGGAACAGGTGCACGAACTGCTCCAGCAGGTCCGGGCCGTGCTGGCGCCGAGCCGTGAGCTGGACCTGGCCACGCTCGACCGCACGTTCACGCTCCGCTGGCACGACTCGCTCGTGGCCCTGGCGGGCCCCGCGCTGCTGGCGGCCGTGCGCGAGCGGGCACCGGGCGTGCGGTTGCGGTTCCTGGCGGAGTCGCACACCGACACCCCCGAGCTGCGCCGCGGCGAGGTGGACCTGGAGGCGAACGCGGGCCGGCCGGGCGCGCCCGACGTCCGCGCCGAGGAGGTGGCCCGGACCCGCCACGTCGTCGTCGTGCGGCGGGGCCACCCGCTCACCCGGGGCCGGACCCTCACCGCCGCGCGGTACGCGGCGGCCGAGCACATCACCGTCTCGCGGCGCGGAAAGCTGGACAACGCCGTCGACGAAGCCCTTGCACGGCTCGGCCTCACCCGGCACGTGGTGGCGGCCGCGCCCACCGAGGCGGCCGCGTTCGCGTTCGTGCGCGCCTCGGACCTGCTCGTCACGGCGCCGGAGGCGATCACGCGGGCGGCTGACCTCGCCTCGCTCCCGCTGCCGTTGGAGCTGCCGCCGGCGAGGGTGTACCTGTCCTGGCACCAGCGCTATGACACCGACCTGGCGCACGCCTGGTTGCGGGACCTCGCGCGGGATGCGCTGGCGGCGGCGGGCAACGGCGGGGCGGAGCGCTGA
- a CDS encoding inositol monophosphatase family protein — MPGTTADLLAQTVVAVREAGSALRERFGGVVRHRTRDELMAALAANDEAALAVLRPHLTDLRPGARWVEDELAGGALPDGEWWVVDPAEGNVNHLHGLPDWAVTATLVRDNRPVFTAVHLPLTGETHTALAGGGAHVDGRPLRVSGTASLGLGLVATSQARPDEDEAVVRRVGSSITAMLRDALVVRTSVPATLHLLDVAAGRVDAFWQFAGARADLLPGALLVTEAGGRVSDAEGRPWTPASDSFLAAAPGVHAEAVTTLSR; from the coding sequence ATGCCCGGGACGACTGCCGACCTGCTCGCCCAGACCGTTGTCGCCGTGCGCGAGGCCGGTTCGGCGCTGCGCGAGCGCTTCGGCGGGGTGGTCCGCCACCGGACCCGCGACGAGCTGATGGCCGCGCTCGCCGCCAACGACGAGGCGGCCCTCGCGGTCCTGCGCCCCCACCTCACCGACCTGCGCCCGGGCGCCCGCTGGGTGGAGGACGAACTCGCGGGCGGTGCCCTGCCCGACGGGGAGTGGTGGGTCGTGGACCCGGCCGAGGGCAACGTCAACCACCTGCACGGCCTGCCCGACTGGGCGGTCACCGCCACCCTCGTGCGCGACAACCGGCCGGTGTTCACCGCGGTCCACCTGCCGCTGACCGGCGAGACCCACACCGCGCTCGCGGGCGGCGGCGCGCACGTCGACGGCCGGCCGCTGCGCGTGTCCGGCACCGCGAGCCTGGGGCTGGGCCTCGTGGCCACGAGCCAGGCCAGGCCGGACGAGGACGAGGCGGTCGTGCGGCGCGTCGGCTCCTCGATCACCGCGATGCTCCGCGACGCGCTCGTGGTGCGCACCTCCGTGCCCGCGACCCTGCACCTGCTCGACGTGGCCGCCGGCCGGGTCGACGCCTTCTGGCAGTTCGCCGGTGCCCGCGCCGACCTGCTGCCCGGGGCGCTGCTCGTCACCGAGGCCGGCGGGCGGGTGTCCGACGCCGAGGGCCGCCCCTGGACCCCGGCGAGCGACAGCTTCCTCGCCGCCGCGCCCGGCGTGCACGCCGAGGCCGTCACCACCCTCTCCCGCTGA
- a CDS encoding ABC transporter substrate-binding protein codes for MSNPVFPGIDDLLTLVRNLVRRPRLFERDPDLDVRGDLPLPLVCLVREPGADGFLARLDRALDAKLPKVPHVLVDVDRVGEHPDAVLPLLHELHVALRHQQLGRNPLRRFDHYELAHHLTGVRLPPRQVKREEPVETVLRAWSGGSPLSGPAAEVVDKAGERAQLLIALAKFAGRLVGLYWGRDRIPGLGRERRWFMGQPYMVPRHSQDFLGFAARLTRDRRDFENPEQVRKLLVHAFLEDLRIAYRRTRLRFLPRRRGLRRTAHVTALLDNVDGPGGWELLRLVNEVRNETGQLDPLLIITTSRGQPALLGEPPGPNKPNVAKLALTAWKGRLPRRRQLLAEDARYLFVTLPATVPPDDAGPDEQDRRAWETEAREQPRPEPRLARRGVAEVVAVCALLAALVVPTLAVRDHWRAGCAFFGAVSGGVATGLARIDGHDQCVGYSDSDRQVFGDNPRLRLAQEHVFAQNEVAERLHREVRDRPYVSLVYFAGLTANDSAPATEHSVAEELEGLVIRQREQNTTTSTAEPLLRVVVANGGAGMDAAAVVARDMIVPLTRSDPSILGVVGLDRSVAQTEEAIRELGRHGVPTLGTTLTKVGLDRLSPLYFQLVPDNGRQAALLGEYARRVRATAVTIYHPPVDGPNTYVTSLVEAVRDRLGGGGVAVSTTGWVGSPTELPALCADQRDRSGEVVFYAGRENDFGDFLRTVRRNCPDLARLPRIVADDATSRFVAHAPGRDQNEFNGVSVSYVGMGGLVVLAGRRCVEGGSGALAGGASALDAFCAGYRDLREDLGSLPAEDRPVMPWPGERVGGLYDTAGLFVDAVRRLRSADPAPPHPAAIAQEFREMTFLGATGVIDFRASRIANGRNLAVLTIDNVRDLEGDDGVPRCVLMVGALYREDQPRQDNGCPGAP; via the coding sequence GTGTCCAATCCCGTGTTCCCCGGCATCGACGACCTGCTGACGCTGGTGCGCAACCTGGTGCGCCGCCCGCGGTTGTTCGAGCGCGACCCCGACCTCGACGTGCGCGGCGACCTGCCGCTCCCGCTCGTCTGCCTGGTCCGCGAGCCCGGCGCCGACGGCTTCCTGGCCCGGCTCGACCGGGCGCTGGACGCCAAGCTGCCCAAAGTGCCGCACGTGCTGGTCGACGTGGACCGGGTCGGCGAGCACCCCGACGCCGTGCTGCCGCTGCTGCACGAACTCCACGTCGCGTTGCGCCACCAGCAGCTGGGCCGCAACCCGCTCCGGCGGTTCGACCACTACGAGCTGGCCCACCACCTGACCGGCGTGCGGCTGCCGCCCCGGCAGGTCAAGCGGGAGGAACCCGTCGAGACCGTGCTGCGCGCGTGGAGCGGCGGCTCCCCGCTGTCCGGCCCGGCGGCCGAGGTCGTGGACAAGGCCGGTGAACGCGCGCAGCTGCTGATCGCCCTGGCCAAGTTCGCCGGGCGCCTGGTCGGCCTGTACTGGGGGCGCGACCGCATCCCCGGCCTCGGGCGCGAGCGGCGGTGGTTCATGGGGCAGCCGTACATGGTGCCCAGGCACTCCCAGGACTTCCTCGGCTTCGCCGCGCGCCTGACCCGGGACCGCCGGGACTTCGAGAACCCCGAGCAGGTCCGCAAGCTGCTGGTGCACGCCTTCCTGGAGGACCTGCGCATCGCCTACCGGCGCACCAGGCTGCGGTTCCTGCCGCGCCGCCGGGGGCTGCGGCGCACCGCGCACGTCACCGCGCTGCTGGACAACGTGGACGGACCGGGCGGCTGGGAGCTGCTGCGGCTGGTCAACGAGGTCCGCAACGAGACCGGGCAGCTCGACCCGCTGCTGATCATCACCACGAGCCGCGGGCAGCCGGCCCTGCTGGGCGAACCGCCCGGGCCGAACAAGCCGAACGTGGCCAAGCTGGCGCTCACCGCCTGGAAGGGGCGGCTGCCCCGGCGGCGCCAACTGCTCGCCGAGGACGCGCGCTACCTGTTCGTCACCCTGCCGGCGACCGTGCCGCCCGACGACGCCGGCCCGGACGAGCAGGACCGGCGCGCCTGGGAGACCGAGGCGCGCGAGCAGCCCCGGCCGGAACCGCGGCTGGCCCGCCGGGGCGTCGCCGAGGTGGTCGCGGTCTGCGCGCTGCTGGCCGCGCTGGTGGTGCCCACCCTGGCGGTGCGGGACCACTGGCGCGCCGGGTGCGCCTTCTTCGGCGCGGTCTCCGGCGGCGTCGCCACCGGGCTCGCCCGCATCGACGGCCACGACCAGTGCGTCGGCTACAGCGACAGCGACCGCCAGGTGTTCGGCGACAACCCGCGGCTGCGCCTGGCGCAGGAGCACGTCTTCGCGCAGAACGAGGTCGCCGAGCGGCTGCACCGGGAGGTCCGCGACCGGCCCTACGTCAGCCTGGTCTACTTCGCCGGCCTGACCGCGAACGACAGCGCCCCGGCCACCGAGCACTCCGTGGCCGAGGAGCTGGAGGGCCTGGTGATCCGGCAGCGGGAGCAGAACACCACCACGTCGACGGCGGAACCGCTGCTGCGCGTCGTCGTGGCCAACGGCGGCGCCGGGATGGACGCGGCCGCCGTCGTGGCCCGCGACATGATCGTCCCGCTGACCCGGTCCGACCCGAGCATCCTCGGGGTGGTCGGCCTGGACCGCAGCGTGGCCCAGACCGAGGAGGCGATCAGGGAGCTGGGCAGGCACGGCGTCCCCACCCTGGGCACCACGCTGACCAAGGTGGGGCTGGACCGGCTGTCACCGCTGTACTTCCAGCTCGTGCCCGACAACGGCAGGCAGGCGGCGCTGCTCGGCGAGTACGCGCGCCGGGTCCGGGCGACCGCGGTGACGATCTACCACCCGCCCGTCGACGGGCCCAACACCTACGTCACCTCGCTCGTGGAGGCCGTCCGCGACCGGCTCGGCGGCGGCGGCGTCGCGGTGTCGACCACCGGGTGGGTCGGCTCGCCCACCGAGCTGCCCGCGCTGTGCGCCGACCAGCGCGACCGGAGCGGCGAGGTGGTGTTCTACGCGGGCCGGGAGAACGACTTCGGCGACTTCCTGCGCACCGTGCGGCGCAACTGCCCCGACCTGGCCAGGCTGCCGCGCATCGTCGCCGACGACGCGACGTCCCGGTTCGTCGCCCACGCACCCGGCCGGGACCAGAACGAGTTCAACGGCGTGTCCGTCTCCTACGTCGGCATGGGCGGGCTCGTGGTGCTCGCGGGCCGGCGCTGCGTCGAGGGCGGCTCCGGGGCGCTGGCCGGCGGCGCCTCGGCCCTCGACGCGTTCTGCGCGGGCTACCGGGACCTCCGCGAGGACCTGGGGTCGCTGCCCGCCGAGGACCGGCCGGTGATGCCCTGGCCCGGCGAGCGGGTCGGCGGCCTCTACGACACGGCCGGCCTGTTCGTGGACGCCGTGCGCCGGCTGCGGTCGGCCGACCCGGCGCCACCGCACCCGGCGGCCATCGCCCAGGAGTTCCGCGAGATGACCTTCCTCGGCGCCACCGGCGTGATCGACTTCCGCGCGTCGCGGATCGCCAACGGCCGCAACCTCGCCGTGCTGACCATCGACAACGTCCGGGACCTCGAAGGCGACGACGGGGTGCCGCGGTGCGTGCTGATGGTGGGCGCGCTCTACCGGGAGGACCAGCCCCGGCAGGACAACGGCTGCCCCGGGGCGCCCTGA
- a CDS encoding PucR family transcriptional regulator: MIRLDRLVNVLGGYGVRLACCPVPRSTELRSVVMRESTRARAVDGDVFLAVGAGSVARAVEWAARARASAVLVHGGAEVAEEAAALGEAGGVAVLVVEPEVSWSQLAGVVYGLVLEGRETESGRGPTDLFALADSLAGAVGGAVTIEDRSSGVLAYSDSRQGADQARLETILARRVPDRLRGLFEARGVFAHLATRDEPLFVEGDPEHGLTGRVVVAVRAGRELLGSVWVTSGTPLTGARCAALADGARTVALHLLRHRASADLERQVESDLAARLIEGTADAATVVSRLGLPPVDLRVVAVRARIAAERHEALLLAFERATTGFGWSRPGRSALAGNTLYTVLPGERVGAAREWVAQLRAALPDRVVVTAGIGGPAPAADLPASRQEADECLALHEARPPDAPPPAYDESWDDILLQRLRAAARAGRTPARGPVAELRRHDQEHATHYVATLRAWLEAQGDLARAGDRLGVHPNTIRYRLRKMTEVTALDLDDARKRLAMIIHLAAADDD, translated from the coding sequence ATGATCAGGTTGGACCGCCTGGTGAACGTGCTGGGTGGCTACGGCGTGCGGCTGGCGTGCTGCCCGGTGCCGCGGTCGACCGAGCTGCGCAGCGTGGTGATGCGCGAGTCCACGCGGGCCCGGGCCGTCGACGGGGACGTGTTCCTGGCCGTGGGCGCCGGTTCGGTGGCGCGGGCGGTGGAGTGGGCCGCGCGGGCCCGGGCGAGCGCGGTGCTGGTGCACGGCGGTGCCGAGGTGGCCGAGGAGGCCGCCGCGCTGGGCGAGGCCGGTGGCGTGGCGGTGCTGGTGGTCGAGCCCGAGGTGTCGTGGAGCCAGTTGGCCGGCGTGGTCTACGGGCTGGTGCTGGAGGGCCGGGAGACCGAGTCCGGTCGCGGGCCGACCGACCTGTTCGCGCTGGCCGACAGCCTGGCCGGCGCGGTCGGCGGCGCGGTGACCATCGAGGACCGCTCGTCCGGCGTGCTCGCGTACTCCGACTCGCGGCAGGGCGCCGACCAGGCCCGGTTGGAGACGATCCTGGCGCGGCGGGTGCCGGACCGGCTGCGGGGGCTGTTCGAGGCGCGCGGGGTGTTCGCCCACCTGGCGACCCGCGACGAGCCGCTGTTCGTCGAGGGTGACCCGGAGCACGGGCTGACCGGGCGCGTGGTGGTGGCGGTGCGCGCGGGCCGGGAGCTGCTGGGGTCGGTGTGGGTGACCAGCGGGACCCCGCTGACCGGCGCGCGGTGCGCCGCGCTGGCCGACGGCGCGCGCACGGTGGCGCTGCACCTGCTGCGCCACCGGGCCAGCGCGGACCTGGAGCGCCAGGTCGAGTCCGACCTGGCCGCGCGGCTGATCGAGGGGACCGCGGACGCCGCCACGGTGGTCAGCAGGCTCGGACTGCCACCGGTCGACCTGCGGGTCGTCGCGGTCCGGGCGCGCATCGCCGCCGAGCGCCACGAGGCCCTGCTCCTCGCCTTCGAGCGCGCCACCACCGGGTTCGGCTGGTCGCGGCCCGGGCGCAGCGCGCTGGCGGGCAACACCCTCTACACGGTGCTGCCGGGCGAGCGGGTGGGCGCGGCCCGGGAGTGGGTGGCCCAGCTGCGCGCCGCGCTGCCGGACCGGGTGGTGGTGACCGCGGGCATCGGCGGCCCGGCCCCGGCCGCCGACCTGCCCGCGAGCAGGCAGGAGGCCGACGAGTGCCTGGCGCTGCACGAGGCGCGCCCGCCGGACGCGCCGCCGCCCGCCTACGACGAGTCGTGGGACGACATCCTGCTCCAGCGGTTGCGGGCCGCCGCGCGGGCGGGCCGCACCCCGGCGCGGGGACCGGTGGCCGAGCTGCGCCGGCACGACCAGGAGCACGCCACGCACTACGTGGCGACGCTGCGGGCGTGGCTGGAGGCCCAGGGCGACCTCGCGCGGGCGGGTGACCGGCTCGGCGTGCACCCGAACACCATCCGCTACCGGCTGCGCAAGATGACCGAGGTGACCGCGCTCGACCTGGACGACGCCCGCAAGCGCCTCGCCATGATCATCCACCTCGCCGCGGCCGACGACGACTGA